A genomic segment from Sparus aurata chromosome 20, fSpaAur1.1, whole genome shotgun sequence encodes:
- the LOC115571425 gene encoding zinc finger protein 184-like, with translation MHRISEKTDPTLPLSCLRLLVPPLRLVSAVIWETVQQKVVANYGLLDDFVTAVTEIVPELLNRRQRCLLRLGLRAQLTLELCRSEQTIDLETIQPHLDIVTSLWKTEISDSFDGSPALNLLGLINTLIKDQGERQNFFQDVFPARFGDKYCEDIQMLVEIFLLQLDKLLTVPNLKEVAFMLNDVPSLLSECMKCFCQSQELRSLLEYQKDLSQLKENDNPTVGASICSALCVPPLTTALTEQEETPLEANVLTDYMDAFNKELTGETDTLGADHVKMESDDPKGTETVTRGLKNQSCVSSEEGVEEYSVQHVESLDGDKMSVDSCAVEVQVGYNVEILAEETLATEKKASVEGSVMDIRKDEPVQTSVRTTGESDDKVMSHSETENCAKEESKEVTTSTNHTVLSPVLYAPVAVTSQRPVRQYRGLKMKNLSITPKNERSKRCPRVLSRSKTCPTCRKTYSRASDMRRHQITHTGERPFQCSQCTKSFQFQYDLKRHELNVCRIAVPQPQIWSSEVPDDKNTPDLKQREVHGKLRTLPLDVTSREKKCLINQKQVEDPSEKGVPLPTEQDLQINEPGQELHLVNQMGKKYKGVRLTKTRRHNPSDPSRYCMECNKSFPNASTLKTHNLRHVPRLCTKCGESFKGFLDLSHHYVEVHDFKGPFPCTLCKRTYTDLRGLIRHERFHAGDLPFKCPKCPKAFSYASALALHDRTHTKEAACLCWDCGKGCKSTAALRIHRLCCHCGVDEKRFCCEHCGKAYALKRSLDLHVAKLHTGVRYPCAHCGKLFRSASSLTRHHLTHTEERPYSCSECRKSFRSSSELKIHTRYHTGERPFKCKECGKGFVQSYYLTAHMRMHTGEKPYKCPTCEKYFKTSGILKRHQMSHTGEKPHTCSVCGMAFSRTELVKAHVRKCH, from the exons ATGCATCGCATTTCTGAGAAGACAG ATCCCACTCTGCCCCTGTCCTGTCTGCGCCTCCTGGTCCCACCACTTCGGCTGGTCTCTGCAGTGATCTGGGAAACCGTCCAGCAGAAAGTTGTGGCCAATTACGGACTGCTGGATGACTTTGTGACAGCAGTCACCGAGATTGTCCCAGAGCTCCTTAACCGCAGACAAAGGTGCTTGCTTAGACTTGGTCTCCGGGCTCAG CTCACACTGGAGTTGTGTCGCTCAGAGCAGACAATAGACCTTGAGACCATTCAGCCACACCTGGATATAGTCACTTCGCTGTGGAAAACTGAG ATAAGCGATTCATTTGATGGATCGCCTGCATTAAACCTCCTTGGTCTGATTAACACCTTGATTAAAGACCAGGGGGAGAGGCAGAACTTCTTTCAG GATGTTTTCCCTGCAAGATTTGGAGACAAGTACTGTGAAGATATACAGATGCTTGTGGAGATATTCCTCTTGCAGCTTGACAAGTTACTCACTGTACCAAATCTTAAAGAG GTTGCCTTTATGCTCAACGATGTGCCTTCACTTCTGTCCGAATGTATGAAGTGTTTCTGTCAATCTCAGGAGCTCAGATCTCTTCTAGAGTATCAGAAAGATCTCAGTCAACTAAAAGAAAATG aTAATCCAACAGTTGGCGCCAGTATTTGCTCAGCTCTCTGTGTGCCACCTTTGACCACAGCCTTGACAGAACAAGAAGAAACGCCATTAGAAGCCAATGTGTTGACTGATTACATGGACGCATTCAATAAAGAACTGACAGGGGAGACTGATACACTTGGTGCAGATCATGTTAAAATGGAAAGTGACGACCCAAAAGGGACGGAGACAGTGACCAGAGGTTTGAAGAATCAGTCCTGTGTTAGCAGTGAAGAAGGAGTAGAAGAGTACTCTGTACAACATGTTGAGTCTTTGGATGGGGATAAGATGAGTGTAGACTCTTGTGCTGTTGAGGTCCAAGTAGGTTATAATGTTGAAATTCTTGCTGAGGAGACTCTTGCCACAGAGAAAAAGGCTTCTGTTGAAGGTTCAGTGATGGATATCAGAAAGGATGAGCCGGTTCAGACATCAGTCAGAACCACAGGTGAAAGTGACGACAAAGTCATGAGCCATAGTGAGACCGAAAACTGTGCAAAAGAAGAAAGCAAGGAGGTCACTACCAGCACAAACCATACTGTACTGTCACCTGTACTGTATGCACCTGTTGCGGTCACATCCCAAAGACCAGTCAGACAATACCGAGGTCTGAAGATGAAAAATCTTTCAATAACACCCAAAAATGAGCGTTCAAAGAGATGTCCCAGAGTTCTGTCAAGGAGCAAGACTTGTCCCACATGTCGTAAGACATACAGTCGTGCGTCCGATATGAGAAGGCATCAGATAACCCACACAGGAGAGCGGCCTTTCCAATGTTCACAGTGCACGAAAAGCTTCCAGTTCCAGTACGACCTGAAGAGACATGAGTTAAATGTGTGTCGAATCGCTGTGCCACAGCCTCAGATCTGGTCCTCTGAGGTGCCTGACGACAAAAACACTCCAGACCTGAAGCAAAGGGAAGTTCATGGCAAACTCCGAACTCTACCTTTGGACGTTACATCTCGTGAAAAGAAATGTCTCATAAATCAGAAACAAGTGGAGGATCCTTCTGAAAAGGGAGTACCGCTTCCCACTGAGCAGGATCTCCAGATAAACGAACCGGGCCAGGAACTTCACCTGGTTAATCAGATGGGCAAGAAATATAAGGGTGTTAGATTGACAAAGACACGTAGACACAATCCTTCCGATCCTTCACGATATTGTATGGAATGCAACAAGTCGTTCCCAAACGCATcaacacttaaaacacacaaTCTGAGACACGTGCCCCGTCTGTGCACCAAGTGTGGTGAGAGTTTCAAAGGTTTCTTAGACCTCAGCCACCACTATGTGGAAGTGCATGATTTCAAAGGACCTTTTCCCTGTACTTTGTGTAAACGGACTTACACAGATCTGAGAGGTCTGATCAGGCACGAGAGGTTCCACGCAGGCGATCTACCTTTCAAATGCCCCAAGTGTCCGAAAGCGTTCAGTTACGCATCTGCCCTGGCGCTTCACGACCGAACTCACACAAAAGAGGCCGCCTGCCTCTGCTGGGACTGCGGGAAAGGCTGCAAGTCAACCGCTGCCCTGAGAATCCACAGGTTGTGTTGTCACTGCGGCGTCGACGAGAAGCGCTTCTGCTGCGAGCACTGCGGAAAAGCTTACGCGCTTAAAAGAAGCTTGGACCTGCATGTGGCGAAACTACACACTGGTGTGCGCTACCCGTGCGCCCACTGTGGCAAATTGTTCCGAAGCGCAAGCTCATTGACGAGACACCATCTGACCCACACAGAGGAAAGGCCGTACTCATGCAGCGAGTGCCGCAAGAGTTTCAGATCATCTTCGGAGCTGAAGATACACACCCGCTATCACACAGGGGAAAGGCCATTCAAGTGTAAGGAATGTGGCAAGGGCTTTGTGCAGTCTTATTACCTCACTGCACACATGAGGATGCATACAGGTGAAAAGCCGTATAAATGTCCAACATGTGAAAAGTACTTTAAAACCTCAGGTATTTTGAAGAGACACCAAATGAGCCACACAGGAGAAAAGCCCCATACGTGTTCAGTCTGTGGAATGGCCTTCAGTCGGACAGAGCTTGTAAAAGCTCATGTAAGGAAATGTCATTAA